A single Micromonospora luteifusca DNA region contains:
- the pyrF gene encoding orotidine-5'-phosphate decarboxylase: protein MESFGTRLHRAITERGPLCVGIDPHPGLLARWGLPDDVQGLDRFTQTVVEALGDRVAVVKPQSAFFERFGSRGVAILESTIRQLRDAGSLVLLDVKRGDIGSTVSAYASAYLDPSSPLYVDAVTASPYLGVGSLAPMFELAAEHGGGVFVLALTSNPEGAAVQQARTADGRTVAQTVIDEISQLNRGATPLGSFGLVVGATIGDTGHDLSGVGGPLLAPGLGAQGAGAADLRTVFGSSLASVLPSYSREVLSAGPDVAALRAAADRVLVDCRAVLPAR from the coding sequence ATGGAAAGCTTCGGCACCCGGCTGCACCGGGCGATCACCGAGCGGGGGCCGCTCTGTGTGGGCATCGACCCGCATCCCGGTCTACTGGCCCGCTGGGGCCTTCCGGACGACGTTCAGGGGCTCGACCGGTTCACCCAAACCGTCGTGGAAGCCCTCGGTGACCGGGTTGCGGTAGTCAAGCCTCAGTCGGCCTTTTTCGAGCGTTTCGGATCCCGAGGCGTGGCGATTCTTGAGTCAACTATCCGACAGTTACGGGATGCCGGCTCGCTCGTTCTCCTCGACGTCAAGCGCGGCGACATCGGCTCGACGGTGAGCGCGTACGCCTCCGCGTACCTTGATCCATCCAGCCCGCTGTATGTCGACGCGGTCACCGCGAGCCCCTACCTCGGGGTCGGTTCGCTGGCGCCGATGTTCGAGCTGGCCGCCGAGCACGGCGGCGGGGTCTTCGTGCTGGCCCTCACCTCCAACCCCGAGGGCGCGGCCGTGCAGCAGGCCCGCACCGCCGACGGCCGCACCGTGGCGCAAACCGTGATCGACGAGATTTCCCAGCTCAACAGGGGTGCGACTCCGCTTGGGAGCTTTGGTCTGGTGGTCGGCGCGACCATCGGTGACACCGGTCACGACCTCTCCGGCGTGGGGGGCCCACTGCTCGCCCCGGGGCTCGGCGCACAGGGTGCCGGTGCCGCCGATCTGCGTACCGTCTTCGGTTCGAGCCTCGCCTCGGTGCTCCCGTCGTACTCCCGGGAGGTGCTCTCGGCCGGCCCCGATGTCGCCGCCCTGCGGGCCGCCGCGGACCGGGTGTTGGTCGACTGTCGGGCCGTCCTGCCTGCCCGGTGA
- the mihF gene encoding integration host factor, actinobacterial type — protein sequence MPLPSLTPEQRAAALEKAAEIRKARAQLKEQLKQGKTTLGAVLERAESDDVVGKLKVLAVLQAMPGIGKIRATQIMEKLKIADSRRLRGLGEQQRKALLGEFAAN from the coding sequence GTGCCGCTCCCGTCACTGACCCCCGAACAACGCGCTGCCGCGCTCGAGAAGGCCGCGGAGATCCGCAAGGCCCGTGCTCAGCTGAAGGAGCAGCTCAAGCAGGGCAAGACCACCCTTGGCGCCGTCCTCGAGCGCGCCGAGAGCGACGATGTCGTCGGCAAGCTCAAGGTTTTGGCCGTCCTGCAGGCCATGCCGGGTATCGGCAAGATCCGGGCTACCCAGATCATGGAGAAGCTCAAGATCGCCGACAGCCGTCGCCTGCGTGGCCTCGGCGAGCAGCAGCGCAAGGCACTGCTTGGAGAGTTCGCCGCCAACTGA
- a CDS encoding guanylate kinase, translated as MSTDDEARPAARLTVLAGPSGSGRESVVELVRARSPSVWIPVPATTRPRRETEIDGDDRVFLAPAEFDRRLAVGELLEWSRIGRYHRGTLYPPLRARLDAGQPVLLALDLPGAPLVRARLPDSRLVLLSPPGYEPDVTVAAAFEHTLTHDLTERVVNELVGLLGSSYPDPAWSRVRG; from the coding sequence GTGAGCACGGATGACGAGGCGCGCCCGGCGGCTCGGCTCACTGTCCTGGCTGGACCTTCGGGTTCCGGCAGGGAGAGTGTCGTCGAGCTAGTCCGGGCGCGTTCTCCGTCCGTGTGGATCCCGGTGCCGGCAACCACCCGGCCGCGCCGGGAGACGGAGATCGACGGGGATGACCGTGTCTTCCTCGCCCCCGCCGAGTTCGATCGCCGGCTCGCCGTCGGCGAGCTGCTGGAGTGGTCCCGGATCGGCAGGTACCACCGGGGCACCCTGTACCCACCGCTGCGCGCCCGGCTCGACGCCGGGCAGCCGGTGCTGCTCGCGCTGGACCTGCCCGGCGCCCCACTGGTCCGTGCGCGGCTGCCCGATTCGCGGCTGGTGCTGCTGAGCCCACCCGGGTACGAACCCGACGTGACCGTGGCGGCTGCCTTCGAGCACACGCTGACCCATGACCTCACCGAACGGGTGGTCAACGAGCTGGTAGGCTTACTCGGTTCTTCTTATCCGGATCCGGCCTGGTCGCGCGTGCGTGGCTGA
- the rpoZ gene encoding DNA-directed RNA polymerase subunit omega: MGSIANPEGITNPPIDELLEKTTSKYALVIFAAKRARQVNAYYSQLGEGLLEYVGPLVETTPQEKPLSIAMREINGGLLTAEPTDQP; encoded by the coding sequence GTGGGATCCATCGCCAACCCCGAAGGCATCACCAACCCGCCGATCGACGAGCTCCTCGAGAAGACGACGTCGAAGTACGCGCTGGTCATCTTCGCCGCCAAGCGCGCGCGCCAGGTCAACGCCTACTACAGCCAGCTCGGTGAGGGTCTGCTGGAGTACGTCGGCCCGCTCGTCGAGACCACCCCGCAGGAGAAGCCCCTCTCCATCGCCATGCGCGAGATCAACGGCGGCCTGCTCACCGCCGAGCCGACCGACCAGCCGTAA
- the coaBC gene encoding bifunctional phosphopantothenoylcysteine decarboxylase/phosphopantothenate--cysteine ligase CoaBC has protein sequence MSASIVLGVGGGIAAYKACELLRLFTESGHQVRVVPTASALRFVGAPTWAALSGQPVADDVWTDVHEVPHVRLGQQADLVVVAPTTTDLLAKAAHGLADDLLTNTLLTARCPVLLAPAMHTEMWEHPATVANVATLRARGVRVIEPAVGRLTGVDTGKGRLPDPAEIFAVARRVLARGDSTAADLAGRRVVVTAGGTREPLDPVRFLGNRSSGKQGYAFARAAVARGARVTLIAANVSLADPAGVDLIRVGTTAELRDATLKAAVEADAVVMAAAPADFRPATYAPGKIKKSDDGVAPTIELVTNPDIAAELGQRKRPEQLLVVFAAETGDAEANGRAKLARKRADLIVVNEVGPNLVFGADTNTVTVIGADGSVSRLPEQAKEAVADTVWDLVVARLPGRS, from the coding sequence ATGTCCGCCTCGATCGTCCTCGGGGTCGGCGGCGGCATCGCCGCCTACAAGGCGTGTGAGCTGCTGCGACTCTTCACTGAATCGGGTCACCAGGTTCGGGTCGTGCCGACCGCGTCGGCGCTTCGGTTCGTCGGAGCGCCGACCTGGGCGGCGCTCTCCGGCCAGCCGGTCGCCGACGACGTCTGGACCGACGTCCACGAGGTGCCGCACGTCCGGCTCGGTCAGCAGGCAGACCTGGTGGTGGTCGCGCCGACCACCACCGACCTGCTCGCCAAGGCCGCCCACGGGCTCGCCGACGACCTGCTGACCAACACCCTGCTGACCGCCCGGTGCCCGGTGCTGCTGGCCCCGGCCATGCACACCGAGATGTGGGAGCACCCGGCCACCGTGGCCAACGTCGCCACGCTGCGCGCCCGGGGCGTCCGGGTCATCGAGCCGGCCGTCGGTCGGCTCACCGGTGTCGACACCGGCAAGGGCCGCCTACCCGACCCGGCGGAGATCTTCGCCGTTGCCCGTCGGGTCCTGGCCCGGGGCGACTCCACCGCCGCCGACCTGGCCGGCCGCCGGGTGGTCGTCACCGCCGGTGGCACCCGCGAACCGCTGGACCCGGTCCGCTTCCTGGGCAACCGCTCCTCGGGCAAGCAGGGTTACGCGTTCGCCCGCGCGGCGGTCGCCCGGGGCGCCCGGGTCACCCTGATCGCGGCCAACGTCTCCCTCGCCGACCCCGCCGGTGTCGACCTGATCCGCGTCGGCACCACCGCCGAGTTGCGGGATGCGACGCTGAAGGCCGCCGTCGAGGCCGACGCGGTGGTGATGGCGGCGGCTCCGGCCGATTTCCGCCCCGCGACGTACGCGCCTGGCAAAATCAAGAAGTCGGACGATGGCGTCGCGCCCACCATCGAGCTCGTCACGAACCCGGACATCGCGGCGGAGCTCGGCCAGCGCAAACGACCGGAGCAACTGCTGGTGGTGTTCGCCGCCGAGACCGGTGATGCCGAGGCCAACGGCCGAGCGAAACTCGCCCGGAAGCGGGCCGACCTGATCGTGGTCAATGAGGTCGGTCCGAACCTGGTCTTCGGCGCCGACACCAACACGGTGACGGTCATCGGCGCGGACGGCTCGGTCAGCCGGCTGCCCGAGCAGGCCAAGGAAGCCGTGGCCGACACCGTCTGGGATCTCGTCGTGGCGCGGCTGCCCGGTCGCTCCTGA
- the metK gene encoding methionine adenosyltransferase — MTRRLFTSESVTEGHPDKIADQISDGILDALLAEDPHSRVAVETMITTGQVHIAGEVTTKAYADIPTIVRRTILDIGYDSSKKGFDGASCGVSVSIGAQSEDIAQGVDNAFELRTGASESALDAQGAGDQGMMFGFACSETPELMPLPIALAHRLARRLAAVRKDGTIPYLRPDGKTQVTIEYEGLRPVRLNTVVVSSQHAADISLDSLLTPDVRDHVIAPELESLGLDTDGYRLLVNPTGRFEIGGPMGDAGLTGRKIIVDTYGGYARHGGGAFSGKDPSKVDRSAAYAMRWVAKNVVAAGLAERCEAQVAYAIGKAHPVSLFIETFGTETVPVSSIEKAVTEVFDLRPAAIIRDLNLLRPIYQQTAAYGHFGRELPDLTWESTDRAADLKSAAGA; from the coding sequence GTGACACGCCGCCTCTTCACGTCCGAATCGGTCACGGAAGGCCACCCGGACAAGATCGCCGACCAGATCAGCGATGGCATCCTCGACGCGTTGCTGGCCGAGGATCCGCACAGCCGGGTGGCGGTGGAAACCATGATCACCACTGGCCAGGTGCACATCGCCGGTGAGGTGACCACCAAGGCGTACGCCGACATCCCGACGATCGTCCGCCGGACCATCCTCGACATCGGCTACGACTCGTCGAAGAAGGGCTTCGACGGCGCCTCCTGCGGGGTCAGCGTCTCCATCGGGGCGCAGTCCGAGGACATCGCCCAGGGTGTGGACAACGCCTTCGAGCTGCGCACGGGGGCGTCGGAGAGCGCGCTGGACGCGCAGGGCGCCGGCGACCAGGGCATGATGTTCGGCTTCGCCTGCTCGGAGACGCCCGAGCTGATGCCGCTGCCGATCGCCCTCGCCCACCGGCTGGCCCGCCGCCTCGCCGCTGTGCGCAAGGACGGCACGATTCCCTACCTGCGGCCGGACGGCAAGACCCAGGTGACCATCGAGTACGAAGGGCTGCGCCCGGTCCGGCTGAACACCGTGGTCGTGTCCAGCCAGCACGCCGCGGACATCTCGCTCGACTCGCTGCTCACCCCGGACGTGCGCGACCACGTGATCGCGCCGGAGTTGGAGAGCCTCGGTCTGGACACCGACGGCTACCGGCTGCTGGTCAACCCGACCGGCCGGTTCGAGATCGGCGGCCCGATGGGTGACGCCGGGCTGACCGGCCGCAAGATCATTGTCGACACGTACGGCGGGTACGCCCGCCACGGCGGCGGCGCGTTCTCCGGCAAGGATCCGTCCAAGGTGGACCGTTCGGCCGCGTACGCGATGCGCTGGGTCGCCAAGAACGTGGTCGCCGCCGGTCTGGCCGAGCGGTGCGAGGCGCAGGTCGCCTACGCCATCGGCAAGGCGCACCCGGTGAGCCTGTTCATCGAGACGTTCGGCACCGAGACCGTGCCCGTCTCCTCGATCGAGAAGGCCGTCACCGAGGTGTTCGACCTGCGTCCGGCCGCGATCATCCGGGACCTCAACCTGCTCCGCCCGATCTACCAGCAGACCGCCGCGTACGGCCACTTCGGCCGGGAGCTGCCGGACCTGACCTGGGAGAGCACCGACCGGGCCGCCGACCTCAAGTCGGCCGCGGGAGCCTGA
- a CDS encoding primosomal protein N': protein MTATRRSDRRPAEGSPVARVCVDVGLAHLDRPFDYLVPAELDDVAVPGTRVKVRFAGQLVDGWLLSRADDSGHTGRLAYLEKVVSPEPVLSPEVARLARAVADRYAGSLADVLRLAVPPRHARVEKEPHDEQPTPVVAAAPDAVDPRGWRNYPTGPALLRALTDGRAPRAVWSALPGEDWAARYADAVAATVAGGRGAVVVVPDARDLDRLDAALTSVLGPGKHVSLSAALGPARRYRAFLAARRGQVPVVIGTRAAMFAPVDRLGLVAIWDDGDDLHSEPRSPYPHARDVLLTRVQLAEAGALVGGYARTAEAQLLLETGWAREVVADRATVRARIPAIAPTGDDPQLARDPGAATARLPSLAWTAARDALRADLPVLVQVPRRGYLPSISCAECRTPARCAHCAGPLALPSAGGTPACRWCARVAAAYACPECGGRRLRAAVTGARRTAEELGRAFPGVPVRTSGREEVLTEVPGGAALVVTTPGAEPVAEGGYGAVLLLDSWALLTRADLRAGEEALRRWLAAAALARPAPAGRVVVVADGALAPVQALLRWDAAWFAGRELAERRELGFPPAVRMASVTGPAEAVADLLAAARLPADAEVLGPVPAEEGRERMLVRVPRARAAALAEALHSAAGARAARKAADPVRLQVDPLSLF from the coding sequence CTGACCGCCACCAGGCGTAGCGACCGGCGACCCGCGGAAGGGTCGCCGGTCGCACGCGTCTGCGTGGACGTCGGACTGGCACATCTGGACCGGCCGTTCGACTACCTGGTGCCGGCGGAACTGGACGACGTCGCGGTGCCCGGCACCCGGGTGAAGGTGCGCTTCGCCGGGCAGCTCGTCGACGGATGGCTGTTGTCCCGCGCCGACGACTCCGGGCACACCGGCCGCCTCGCGTACCTGGAAAAGGTCGTCTCGCCGGAGCCGGTGCTGTCGCCCGAGGTCGCCCGGCTGGCCCGCGCGGTCGCCGACCGGTACGCGGGGAGTCTCGCCGACGTGCTCCGGCTCGCCGTGCCGCCGCGGCACGCGCGGGTGGAGAAGGAGCCCCACGACGAGCAGCCCACCCCGGTGGTGGCCGCCGCGCCCGACGCGGTCGACCCACGCGGGTGGCGGAACTACCCGACGGGCCCCGCGCTGCTGCGCGCGCTCACCGACGGCCGGGCGCCCCGCGCGGTCTGGTCGGCGCTGCCCGGCGAGGACTGGGCAGCCCGCTACGCCGACGCGGTGGCCGCCACCGTCGCCGGCGGGCGCGGCGCGGTGGTCGTGGTGCCCGACGCCCGCGACCTCGACCGGCTGGACGCCGCGCTCACCAGCGTGCTCGGCCCGGGGAAGCACGTCAGCCTCTCCGCCGCGCTCGGGCCGGCCCGGCGCTACCGGGCGTTCCTCGCCGCCCGCCGCGGGCAGGTGCCGGTGGTGATCGGCACCCGGGCGGCGATGTTCGCCCCGGTGGACCGGCTCGGCCTCGTCGCCATCTGGGACGACGGTGACGACCTGCACTCCGAGCCCCGATCTCCCTACCCGCACGCCCGCGACGTGCTGCTCACCCGCGTCCAGCTCGCCGAGGCCGGCGCGCTGGTCGGTGGGTACGCCCGCACCGCCGAGGCGCAGCTGCTGCTGGAGACCGGCTGGGCCCGGGAGGTCGTCGCCGACCGGGCCACCGTGCGGGCCCGTATCCCGGCCATCGCGCCGACCGGCGACGACCCACAACTGGCGCGCGACCCCGGGGCCGCCACCGCCCGGCTGCCCAGCCTGGCCTGGACGGCCGCCCGCGACGCCCTCCGAGCGGACCTGCCGGTGCTGGTGCAGGTGCCCCGCCGCGGCTACCTGCCGTCGATCTCCTGCGCCGAGTGCCGCACCCCGGCCCGCTGCGCGCACTGCGCCGGCCCGCTCGCGCTGCCCTCGGCCGGCGGCACTCCGGCCTGCCGGTGGTGCGCTCGGGTGGCCGCCGCGTACGCCTGCCCGGAGTGTGGGGGGCGGCGGCTGCGGGCCGCGGTGACCGGCGCCCGGCGGACCGCCGAGGAGTTGGGCCGGGCGTTCCCCGGCGTGCCGGTACGCACCTCGGGCCGCGAGGAGGTGCTGACCGAGGTGCCCGGCGGCGCCGCCCTGGTGGTGACCACGCCCGGCGCCGAGCCGGTCGCCGAGGGCGGCTACGGCGCGGTGCTGCTGCTCGACTCGTGGGCCCTGCTGACCCGGGCCGACCTGCGTGCCGGCGAGGAGGCGCTGCGCCGCTGGCTGGCGGCTGCGGCGCTGGCCCGCCCGGCGCCGGCCGGACGGGTGGTGGTCGTCGCCGACGGCGCGCTCGCCCCAGTGCAGGCGCTGCTGCGCTGGGACGCCGCCTGGTTCGCCGGCCGGGAGTTGGCCGAGCGCCGGGAGCTGGGCTTCCCGCCGGCCGTACGCATGGCGAGCGTCACCGGCCCGGCCGAGGCGGTGGCGGACCTGCTCGCCGCGGCCCGGCTGCCGGCCGACGCCGAGGTGCTCGGGCCGGTGCCGGCGGAGGAGGGGCGGGAGCGGATGCTGGTCCGGGTTCCCCGGGCTCGGGCCGCCGCGCTCGCCGAGGCGCTGCACTCGGCCGCCGGCGCTCGCGCCGCCCGCAAGGCCGCCGACCCGGTTCGTCTCCAGGTCGACCCGCTGAGCCTGTTCTGA
- a CDS encoding AAA family ATPase, which translates to MTVGQSIVFNGDLGSGKSTVSVEIAKRLGMRRVSVGDLYREMAQQRQMTALQLNLHAELDQAVDGYVDQLQRDIAASGEPLIMDSRLAWHFFTDALKVHMITEPGEAARRVLARPSGPAESYATLEEAKAKLRERSASERGRFIIRYGVDKARLRNYDLICDTTRASAAEVIEHIVGAYEGTLGAEVLRDGPPLLLLDPSRVYPTEDIATLRGLWDTDFVGDVAEAGDEALEPLKIGFTGEYFFVVDGHRRLSAALQNGFSLVPAQLVAEVDEPVVGGMSAIDYFAAQVRPGLVYDWEAAHKIQLPLPEPALLRGDAVLAGDPGANA; encoded by the coding sequence GTGACCGTTGGACAATCGATCGTCTTCAACGGCGACCTCGGCAGCGGCAAGAGCACCGTGTCGGTCGAGATCGCCAAGCGGCTCGGGATGCGCCGGGTCAGCGTGGGGGACCTCTACCGCGAGATGGCGCAGCAGCGGCAGATGACCGCACTGCAGCTCAACCTGCACGCCGAGCTCGACCAGGCCGTCGACGGTTACGTCGACCAGCTCCAGCGGGACATTGCCGCCTCCGGTGAGCCTCTGATCATGGACTCCCGGCTGGCCTGGCACTTCTTCACCGACGCGCTCAAGGTCCACATGATCACCGAGCCGGGTGAGGCGGCGCGGCGGGTGCTCGCCCGCCCCTCCGGGCCGGCGGAGAGCTACGCCACCCTGGAGGAGGCCAAGGCCAAGCTCCGTGAGCGCAGCGCGAGCGAGCGCGGCCGGTTCATCATCCGTTACGGGGTGGACAAGGCCCGGCTGCGCAACTACGACCTGATCTGCGACACCACCCGGGCGTCCGCGGCCGAGGTGATCGAGCACATCGTCGGCGCGTACGAGGGCACGCTCGGCGCCGAGGTGCTGCGCGACGGACCGCCGTTGCTGCTGCTCGACCCGTCCCGCGTCTACCCGACCGAGGACATCGCCACCCTGCGGGGTCTGTGGGACACCGACTTCGTCGGCGACGTGGCCGAGGCCGGCGACGAGGCCCTCGAACCGCTGAAGATCGGGTTCACCGGCGAGTACTTCTTCGTCGTCGACGGGCACCGTCGGCTCAGCGCCGCCCTGCAGAACGGCTTCTCCCTGGTCCCCGCCCAACTGGTCGCCGAGGTCGACGAGCCGGTGGTGGGTGGGATGAGCGCGATCGACTACTTCGCCGCCCAGGTGCGTCCCGGCCTGGTCTACGACTGGGAGGCGGCCCACAAGATCCAGCTGCCGCTGCCCGAGCCCGCGCTGCTGCGCGGCGACGCGGTGCTCGCCGGGGACCCGGGCGCCAACGCCTGA
- a CDS encoding cytochrome P450, with product MDAAEALTLLMSPQGRIDPYPTYEQLRAHGPVVQAMPGLYVVTGYPEVDELLRDPRLGVLDDERRDQVWPNWRASPAVSSIARSMLRTNPPDHSRMRRLASGAFSPRRVAGMRDVVHAQAVELLDAMVARASDGEPVDVLADFAYPLPVGVICALLGVPAADRPMFRRWAGDMTGVLEPEITPEELAVADAGAAELRDYFVQLVVDRRRAPADDLTTALVQVHDADGDRLTGVELLANLVLLLVAGFETTTNLLGNGLVVLLGHPEAAAALRADPDLAPAYVEELLRFDSPVQLTTRVSTAPVRCGGVDLPTGSTALLLLGAANRDPRRFADPQRFDPTRDQVHPLSFGAGPHYCLGAGLARLEAQLAFPMLLRRLPELALAGTPRHRTRLTLRGYESLPVTLGTPAVVDQGTPAGVRPSTP from the coding sequence ATGGACGCTGCCGAGGCGCTCACACTGCTTATGTCGCCGCAGGGGCGCATCGACCCGTACCCGACGTACGAGCAGCTGCGGGCGCACGGGCCGGTCGTGCAGGCCATGCCGGGCCTGTACGTGGTGACCGGTTACCCGGAGGTGGACGAGCTGCTGCGCGATCCCCGCCTCGGGGTGCTCGACGACGAGCGGCGCGATCAGGTGTGGCCGAACTGGCGGGCGAGCCCCGCCGTGTCGTCGATCGCCCGCTCCATGCTGCGCACCAACCCGCCCGATCACAGCCGGATGCGCCGGCTCGCCTCCGGCGCGTTCAGCCCGCGGCGGGTCGCCGGGATGCGTGACGTGGTGCACGCCCAGGCCGTGGAGCTGCTCGACGCGATGGTGGCCCGGGCCTCCGACGGTGAGCCGGTCGACGTGCTGGCCGACTTCGCGTACCCGCTGCCGGTGGGTGTGATCTGCGCGCTGCTCGGCGTGCCGGCGGCGGACCGGCCGATGTTCCGCCGCTGGGCCGGTGACATGACCGGGGTGCTGGAGCCGGAGATCACCCCCGAGGAGTTGGCCGTCGCCGACGCCGGCGCCGCCGAGCTGCGCGACTACTTCGTTCAGCTGGTCGTCGACCGGCGGCGGGCCCCGGCCGACGACCTGACCACCGCGCTCGTCCAGGTGCACGACGCCGACGGCGATCGGCTCACCGGCGTGGAACTGCTGGCCAACCTGGTGCTGCTGCTGGTGGCCGGCTTCGAGACCACCACCAACCTGCTCGGCAACGGCCTGGTCGTGCTGCTGGGTCACCCCGAGGCCGCCGCCGCGCTGCGCGCCGACCCCGACCTCGCTCCGGCGTACGTCGAGGAGCTGCTGCGCTTCGACTCCCCGGTGCAGCTGACCACCCGGGTCAGCACCGCGCCGGTGCGCTGCGGTGGGGTCGACCTGCCGACCGGCAGCACGGCGTTGCTGCTGCTCGGCGCGGCCAACCGGGACCCGCGACGCTTCGCCGACCCGCAGCGCTTCGACCCGACCCGTGACCAGGTGCACCCGCTCTCCTTCGGCGCCGGCCCGCACTACTGCCTCGGGGCCGGCCTGGCCCGGCTGGAGGCGCAGCTGGCCTTCCCGATGCTGCTGCGCCGCCTGCCCGAGCTGGCGCTGGCCGGGACGCCCCGGCACCGCACCCGGCTGACCCTGCGCGGCTACGAGAGCCTGCCCGTGACGCTGGGCACACCGGCGGTGGTCGATCAAGGTACGCCGGCCGGCGTGCGTCCGAGCACTCCGTAG
- the def gene encoding peptide deformylase, protein MTVQPIRLFGDPVLRTPADPVVDFDAELRRLVADLTDTMREQNGAGLAAPQLGVSLRVFTFDVDDVLGHLINPVLEFPDEEEQDGPEGCLSIPGLYFDTKRRQNVIAKGFSSFGDPMQIVGTGLMARCLQHETDHLDGVLFLDRLDSQGRKEAMKAIRQAEWYDAAAPPTVKLSPHISDPFGLGR, encoded by the coding sequence GTGACCGTCCAGCCCATCCGTCTTTTTGGGGATCCGGTGCTGCGCACGCCGGCCGATCCGGTGGTCGACTTCGACGCCGAGCTGCGTCGGCTCGTCGCCGACCTCACCGACACGATGCGTGAGCAGAACGGCGCCGGCCTGGCCGCGCCGCAGCTCGGCGTGAGCCTGCGGGTGTTCACCTTCGACGTCGACGACGTGCTCGGGCACCTGATCAACCCGGTGCTCGAGTTTCCCGACGAGGAGGAGCAGGACGGCCCGGAGGGTTGCCTGTCGATCCCCGGGCTCTACTTCGACACCAAGCGTCGGCAGAACGTCATCGCCAAGGGCTTCAGCTCGTTCGGTGACCCGATGCAGATCGTCGGCACCGGGCTGATGGCGCGTTGCCTCCAGCACGAGACCGACCACCTCGACGGGGTGCTCTTCCTCGACCGGTTGGATTCCCAGGGCCGCAAGGAGGCCATGAAGGCGATCCGCCAGGCCGAGTGGTACGACGCGGCGGCCCCGCCGACGGTCAAGCTGAGCCCGCACATCAGCGACCCCTTTGGTCTGGGGCGGTGA
- the fmt gene encoding methionyl-tRNA formyltransferase yields MRVIFAGTPAVAVPALAAVAASGHDLVAVVTRPDAPAGRGRGLSRSPVGEWADAQGVEVLTPARPRDPEFLDRLRELAPDCVPVVAYGALVPPAALEIPRHGWINLHFSLLPAWRGAAPVQHAVLHGDELTGASVFQLEQGLDTGPVYGTLTDEIRATDTSGDLLERLAESGAGLLVAVLDAIAAGTARAEPQPADGVSLAPKLTVDDARVRWSDPAFAVDRRLRACTPAPGGWTTFRGERVKLGPVVPVPDGPELKPGELLVEKSRVLAGTATVPVRLGEVRAAGKRAMGATDWARGVRVGTGEDFA; encoded by the coding sequence ATGCGCGTGATCTTCGCTGGTACGCCGGCCGTCGCTGTCCCCGCTCTGGCCGCCGTCGCCGCCTCCGGGCATGACCTGGTCGCCGTGGTCACCCGGCCCGACGCGCCCGCCGGACGCGGGCGTGGCCTGTCCCGCTCCCCGGTCGGCGAGTGGGCCGACGCGCAGGGCGTCGAGGTGCTCACGCCGGCCCGCCCCCGCGACCCCGAGTTCCTCGACCGACTGCGCGAGCTCGCACCGGACTGCGTGCCGGTCGTCGCCTACGGCGCGCTGGTCCCACCGGCTGCCCTGGAGATCCCCCGGCACGGTTGGATCAACCTGCACTTCTCGCTGCTGCCCGCGTGGCGTGGCGCCGCGCCCGTGCAGCACGCCGTGCTGCACGGTGACGAGTTGACCGGGGCCAGCGTCTTCCAACTGGAGCAGGGCCTGGACACCGGCCCGGTCTACGGCACCCTCACCGACGAGATCCGCGCCACCGACACCTCCGGGGACCTGCTGGAGCGGCTCGCCGAATCCGGTGCCGGTCTGCTGGTGGCGGTGCTCGACGCGATCGCCGCCGGCACCGCCAGGGCGGAGCCACAGCCCGCCGACGGGGTGTCACTGGCACCGAAGCTGACCGTGGACGACGCCAGGGTGCGGTGGAGTGACCCGGCCTTCGCCGTCGACCGCCGGCTGCGGGCCTGCACTCCGGCCCCGGGCGGCTGGACCACGTTCCGGGGCGAGCGGGTGAAGCTCGGCCCGGTCGTGCCGGTGCCCGACGGCCCCGAATTGAAGCCTGGAGAGTTGCTGGTGGAGAAGTCGCGGGTACTGGCCGGCACGGCGACCGTGCCGGTGCGTCTCGGTGAGGTCCGCGCCGCGGGCAAGCGGGCCATGGGCGCGACCGACTGGGCGCGCGGCGTCCGGGTCGGCACCGGCGAGGACTTCGCGTGA